A portion of the Edaphobacter lichenicola genome contains these proteins:
- a CDS encoding SDR family NAD(P)-dependent oxidoreductase: protein MKISFDGKIVIVAGGTGGLGRSVSLAFLSEGASVAVTYRHEEELAALKSAAGPNGSALSGCKVDVTDEKATAKFAEELVSKHGKVDALVNTVGGYAGGIPLWKTETSLLEQMVSLNLRSGFNLSRAVLPAMLKQAHGSIVNVAAKAAFDHGAGASAYAATKAAAVAMMDSLAADVKGKGVRVNSILPSIIDTVANRQAMPNSKFETWPKPEDIAKVILFLCSDESKVIHGAAIPVYGDS, encoded by the coding sequence ATGAAGATCAGCTTTGATGGCAAGATCGTGATCGTCGCTGGCGGGACAGGTGGGCTGGGAAGATCGGTCAGCCTCGCGTTTCTCAGTGAGGGAGCCTCAGTCGCAGTGACGTATCGCCATGAAGAAGAGCTCGCCGCTCTCAAGAGTGCCGCCGGCCCGAATGGTTCCGCGCTGTCCGGCTGCAAGGTTGACGTCACGGATGAGAAGGCGACGGCGAAGTTTGCGGAAGAACTCGTCAGCAAGCATGGCAAGGTGGATGCGCTGGTCAATACCGTTGGTGGCTACGCCGGTGGCATTCCGCTTTGGAAGACGGAGACGTCATTGCTCGAGCAGATGGTGTCGTTGAATCTGCGTTCAGGCTTCAATCTGTCGAGGGCGGTGCTGCCTGCGATGTTGAAGCAAGCTCACGGATCGATCGTCAACGTCGCGGCAAAAGCTGCATTCGATCATGGGGCAGGCGCATCCGCCTATGCAGCGACGAAGGCTGCTGCCGTGGCGATGATGGATTCGCTCGCCGCAGACGTTAAAGGGAAGGGAGTTCGAGTCAACTCCATTCTTCCGAGCATCATAGATACAGTGGCGAATCGGCAGGCGATGCCGAATTCGAAGTTCGAGACATGGCCCAAGCCGGAGGATATTGCAAAGGTGATCTTGTTCCTCTGTAGTGACGAGTCCAAGGTGATTCACGGCGCAGCAATCCCTGTATACGGAGACAGTTAG
- a CDS encoding glycoside hydrolase family 31 protein: MNVLTVDLRKTVAPAFLLVALSTNISTLFAQQLTLSRGGATVHVEAYAPNIVRVSLSLQRDDALAGPGFGISAKEAAQGWTVETTPAGDVMRSSRMVVTVAPEGGRHAPTGTQADIAKFFNGSTPGVGIKITTPDGTSLLEMNGWQMSVPNHKDGNADILYDRRPTDAPFFQVGATFVAPKDEHYYGLGQNQEGYLDRRGHAVRCAHDYNAPAGQSVCVPFVVTNKGYGIVWDNPSATTVAFGFNDVTRWTSDVGQRVSFFVIAGKSYDEIYSGYRLLTGDTPMLPKSAYGYIQCKQRYTSQDELMAVAKGYRDRHLPIDDLVIDWFHYTKMGEMDMDPAKWPDPTAMNKELHAMNFHTMISVWPRFVPEDRYYATVLKNDWFEKLADGTPTNGLPYDRAGSDIDTTNPDAARWYWNIVKENYVAKGFDAFWADETEPDLPPNGSYWHIGPGTQFFNVFPLFHTAAFYNGFRKDLQFRALILARDSYLGAQHNGTIFWSSDISGNWDTLKRQVPTGINFVASGMPYWSTDIGGWQYLPESHKPDKTPLLDPSDARANVGNYDDYPELYVRWFEYGAFQPNFRSHGSRPQNEVWSYGKQAEPILEEYLRLRYQLMPYLYSLAHTTHETGAPFMRGLFMDFGSDPNVANIGDEYMFGPSILVAPVTEQGVTSRSVYLPSGTDWYNYWTDERVHGGQTVTVAAPIDIIPLFVRAGAILPLGEPVESTNDTQRIAALRVYPGADGDFNIYTDDGTTYNYENGQSEITKLHWSNASKKLDRSGAKLNVVSEQGLVEIVGSKQ, encoded by the coding sequence ATGAACGTGTTGACCGTTGATCTTCGCAAGACAGTTGCACCAGCTTTCCTTCTTGTAGCGTTGTCGACGAACATCAGTACATTGTTCGCCCAACAACTCACCCTGAGCCGCGGTGGTGCAACCGTTCACGTCGAAGCTTACGCTCCAAATATCGTTCGAGTAAGCCTGAGCTTGCAGCGCGACGACGCATTGGCCGGGCCGGGCTTTGGAATATCGGCGAAGGAAGCTGCGCAGGGTTGGACCGTTGAAACCACACCGGCTGGAGATGTGATGAGGTCATCCCGCATGGTGGTGACCGTTGCACCAGAAGGCGGAAGACACGCTCCTACGGGAACCCAGGCGGACATTGCGAAGTTCTTCAACGGATCGACGCCCGGAGTGGGCATTAAGATCACGACTCCCGACGGGACCTCGTTGCTGGAGATGAACGGGTGGCAGATGTCGGTACCGAACCACAAGGACGGCAACGCGGACATCTTGTATGACCGCAGACCAACGGATGCGCCGTTCTTTCAGGTGGGAGCTACGTTTGTTGCGCCGAAGGATGAGCACTACTACGGGCTGGGACAGAACCAGGAGGGATATCTTGACCGCCGTGGGCATGCAGTGAGATGTGCTCACGACTACAACGCCCCCGCGGGCCAGAGTGTATGTGTTCCCTTTGTAGTTACGAATAAAGGGTACGGAATTGTCTGGGACAATCCGTCGGCAACGACTGTGGCGTTCGGCTTCAACGATGTAACGCGATGGACCTCCGATGTCGGGCAGCGGGTGTCGTTTTTTGTCATCGCAGGGAAGAGTTATGACGAGATCTATTCGGGCTACCGGCTGCTCACTGGCGATACGCCGATGCTGCCGAAGTCGGCCTATGGGTATATCCAATGCAAGCAGCGGTATACCAGCCAGGACGAGTTGATGGCGGTTGCAAAGGGCTATCGCGATCGGCATCTGCCCATCGATGATCTTGTTATCGACTGGTTCCACTACACGAAGATGGGCGAGATGGACATGGACCCGGCGAAGTGGCCAGATCCGACTGCGATGAACAAGGAGCTGCACGCGATGAACTTCCACACCATGATCAGTGTGTGGCCGCGTTTTGTTCCGGAAGACCGGTACTACGCGACTGTCTTGAAAAATGATTGGTTCGAAAAGCTTGCCGATGGAACACCCACGAACGGCCTGCCGTACGACCGTGCCGGATCGGATATCGACACCACCAACCCCGACGCGGCACGGTGGTACTGGAACATCGTGAAGGAAAATTATGTCGCCAAGGGCTTCGATGCCTTTTGGGCGGATGAGACCGAGCCGGATCTGCCGCCGAATGGCAGTTACTGGCACATAGGTCCGGGAACCCAGTTCTTCAATGTGTTTCCGTTGTTCCATACGGCGGCGTTTTACAACGGTTTTCGAAAGGACCTGCAATTTAGGGCGCTGATTCTGGCGCGCGATTCGTACCTCGGTGCGCAGCATAACGGCACGATCTTCTGGTCGTCGGACATCAGCGGCAACTGGGACACGCTGAAGCGTCAGGTGCCTACTGGGATAAACTTTGTCGCCTCGGGAATGCCTTACTGGAGCACAGACATTGGTGGTTGGCAGTATCTGCCTGAGTCGCATAAGCCTGACAAGACGCCGCTGCTTGACCCCTCCGATGCGAGAGCGAACGTCGGCAACTATGACGACTACCCGGAGCTGTATGTTCGATGGTTTGAGTATGGCGCGTTTCAGCCGAACTTTCGTAGCCATGGCAGCCGTCCGCAGAACGAAGTCTGGTCGTACGGCAAGCAGGCTGAACCGATTCTTGAGGAGTACCTACGCCTGCGCTATCAGCTGATGCCGTATCTCTATTCGTTGGCGCACACAACCCATGAGACTGGAGCGCCATTTATGCGCGGGCTCTTCATGGACTTTGGATCTGACCCCAATGTCGCGAATATCGGTGACGAATATATGTTCGGGCCTTCGATTCTGGTCGCGCCGGTGACGGAGCAGGGAGTGACTTCGCGGAGTGTCTATCTTCCTTCTGGCACGGACTGGTACAACTACTGGACAGACGAGCGCGTACATGGTGGCCAGACGGTTACGGTCGCTGCGCCAATCGATATCATTCCCTTGTTCGTGCGTGCTGGGGCGATTCTTCCGCTCGGCGAACCAGTGGAGAGCACAAATGATACGCAGCGGATTGCCGCGCTGCGAGTCTATCCCGGGGCCGATGGTGACTTTAACATCTATACCGATGACGGTACGACCTACAACTACGAAAATGGCCAGTCCGAGATTACAAAGCTCCATTGGTCGAACGCTTCGAAGAAGCTGGACCGTTCGGGTGCGAAGCTGAATGTAGTTTCGGAGCAGGGATTGGTCGAGATAGTTGGTTCGAAGCAGTAA
- a CDS encoding beta-galactosidase yields the protein MLRRVLPAIAFLLSSFLFAQSALPPAPRKPALLLGAAWYPEQWPESRWDADLQLMEAAHINFVRVGEFAWSTLEPSEGNYQLDWLEHAVRAAEKHHIAVVIGTPSAAPPAWLTTKYPQTLRTMENGRKDEHGNRQQFDWSDPKYRELARNVASKMAERFGHDPNVIGWQIDNEYANESYGDTTRTQFQDWLHAKYKTLDNLNTRWTTSYWSETYQDWRQIPIEEVHGNPGLLLNWKQFVSDTWRSYQKNQLDAIRAHADKRQTITTNMMGWFDAYDHYTVSQDLDFASWDDYVGTGQLDIVRNGAAHDLTRGFLRKNFWVMETQPGFVNWSPDNNALNKGEVRAMAWHDVGHGAEAVEYWQWRSALNGQEQYHGTLVGADGSPVPLYDEIKQVGAEFEKAAPVLAGTTVESQVAVLQDYNSRWAINWQRHNKAFDPVDSLLSFYGPLRSLARSVDVVSDTAPLGSYKLVVAPALNVLTPVAAANLEAYVRGGGHLVLGQRSGMKDEDNTLNPQRQPGPLADLLGARVEQYYALDTTVPLEGTWGNGQDKIWAEQIGVKSPDTQVLMRYGKSNGWLDGQPAAVTRKVGKGSITYIGAALDETTMKAAAQWMMADAGLQAIMPGLPGDIDVSIRSGEGKRVLILTNYGTEPRTITLPQAMFDVLAGGTVSTVTLDQYGVAVLR from the coding sequence ATGTTGCGACGTGTCCTTCCGGCCATTGCCTTTCTGCTCTCTTCTTTCCTCTTCGCGCAATCCGCGTTGCCTCCCGCTCCACGCAAACCGGCTTTGCTCCTTGGAGCGGCATGGTATCCGGAACAGTGGCCCGAATCGCGTTGGGATGCAGACCTGCAGCTCATGGAAGCCGCACACATCAACTTCGTTCGCGTCGGAGAGTTTGCTTGGAGTACGCTCGAACCAAGCGAGGGCAACTACCAGCTTGACTGGCTCGAACACGCCGTACGAGCAGCGGAGAAGCACCACATTGCAGTTGTCATCGGCACTCCATCGGCTGCGCCACCAGCCTGGCTCACGACAAAGTATCCTCAAACGCTTCGGACGATGGAGAATGGACGGAAAGACGAGCACGGCAATCGTCAGCAGTTTGACTGGTCCGATCCAAAGTACCGCGAACTCGCTCGCAACGTTGCCTCCAAGATGGCGGAGCGATTTGGGCACGATCCGAATGTGATCGGTTGGCAGATCGACAACGAGTACGCCAATGAAAGCTACGGGGATACGACGCGAACGCAGTTTCAGGACTGGCTTCACGCGAAGTACAAGACGCTCGACAACTTGAACACACGATGGACGACGTCATACTGGAGCGAGACGTACCAGGACTGGCGCCAGATTCCCATCGAAGAAGTTCATGGAAACCCTGGGCTCTTGTTGAACTGGAAGCAGTTCGTCTCCGATACATGGCGGAGTTATCAGAAGAACCAGCTCGACGCGATACGTGCTCACGCCGACAAGAGGCAGACCATCACCACGAACATGATGGGTTGGTTCGATGCCTACGATCACTACACTGTCTCGCAGGATCTCGACTTTGCTTCGTGGGACGACTACGTCGGCACAGGGCAGTTGGACATCGTTCGCAACGGAGCCGCACACGACCTCACCCGAGGTTTTCTACGCAAAAACTTCTGGGTTATGGAGACACAGCCTGGATTCGTGAACTGGAGCCCAGACAATAACGCATTGAACAAAGGCGAAGTCCGCGCGATGGCATGGCACGATGTAGGCCATGGTGCAGAAGCAGTCGAGTACTGGCAGTGGCGAAGCGCGCTCAACGGGCAGGAGCAATATCACGGCACGCTCGTTGGTGCAGACGGATCACCTGTGCCCCTTTACGACGAAATCAAACAAGTAGGAGCAGAGTTTGAAAAAGCCGCGCCGGTACTGGCCGGAACCACCGTCGAATCGCAGGTCGCTGTACTTCAGGACTACAACAGTCGATGGGCGATCAACTGGCAGCGGCACAACAAAGCATTCGATCCCGTTGATTCGCTGCTGAGTTTCTACGGGCCACTGCGTTCACTGGCACGCTCTGTCGATGTCGTCTCGGACACTGCCCCTCTCGGGAGCTACAAACTTGTCGTCGCGCCCGCGCTGAACGTGCTCACCCCTGTGGCTGCGGCGAACCTGGAAGCCTATGTCCGCGGCGGAGGCCACTTGGTTCTCGGACAAAGGAGCGGCATGAAAGACGAGGACAACACTCTCAATCCGCAGCGCCAGCCGGGCCCTTTGGCCGATCTACTCGGTGCACGAGTGGAGCAGTACTATGCCCTCGATACCACCGTGCCACTGGAAGGAACCTGGGGCAACGGTCAGGACAAGATCTGGGCAGAACAGATCGGCGTCAAATCGCCCGACACGCAGGTCCTGATGCGTTACGGCAAGAGCAACGGATGGCTGGACGGCCAACCCGCTGCCGTAACGCGCAAGGTAGGCAAAGGCAGCATTACCTATATCGGTGCAGCGCTCGATGAGACAACCATGAAGGCTGCCGCCCAATGGATGATGGCGGATGCAGGTCTCCAGGCGATCATGCCTGGTCTGCCAGGCGACATCGACGTATCGATCCGCTCCGGAGAAGGCAAACGCGTGCTCATTCTGACAAACTACGGGACTGAGCCGCGCACGATTACACTTCCCCAGGCAATGTTTGACGTGCTGGCAGGAGGTACAGTTTCAACCGTCACTCTCGACCAATACGGGGTTGCGGTACTTCGTTAA
- a CDS encoding alpha-1,4-glucan--maltose-1-phosphate maltosyltransferase — protein MKPIEGRKRVVIEEVSPQVDGGRYPAKRTLDDVVTVTAAVFGDGHDHVSGRLLYRHSSKTEWHSTPLVPRTNDLWSAAFTADELGDWLFTIEGWVDHFDTWSSDLQKRIDAQPVAGSQDVALALRSGALLLEQIAQRAAGSDSKLLAETAAKLEKLAKSKATSYEYPLSDEIIEIAAQYPDPTLTVRYSRELHLWVDRERARYSTWYELFPRSTSPDPGRHGTFADVKALLPSIAAMGFDVLYMPPIHPIGTAFRKGPNNNVVSAEGDPGSPWAIGAKEGGHKAILPQLGTLRDFDALVAAAREHRMELALDIAFQCSPDHPWVAEHPEWFNIRPDGSIQYAENPPKKYQDIYPLNFESTDWRGLWEALRDVFTYWIRRDVRIFRVDNPHTKALPFWEWCIGEIRKKYPDVIFLAEAFTRPHVMYSLAKAGFTQSYTYFTWRNTKDELEQYFEEITKPPVTDFFRPNLWPNTPDILHAALQNGGRPAFMQRLILAATLGANYGIYGPAYELGENLPAKPGSEEYLNSEKYEIRQWDRSASISLAPLITKLNQIRRDNPALQSDGSLHFHHVDNPNIICYSKSSGANRILVAVNLDPAQEQAGWIDLDLKRLSIPHNENFEIEDILTGVRYQWHDRSNYVALRPDVMPAHVFRLLQLPKAEAAPDSTPTTP, from the coding sequence ATGAAACCAATCGAAGGCCGGAAGCGAGTCGTTATAGAAGAGGTCTCCCCTCAGGTGGACGGCGGTCGCTATCCAGCAAAACGAACCCTCGACGATGTCGTGACTGTAACTGCAGCGGTCTTCGGAGACGGACACGACCATGTCTCTGGCCGTCTGCTGTATCGGCATTCGAGCAAGACCGAATGGCATTCCACACCGCTCGTTCCGCGCACCAACGATCTCTGGTCGGCAGCTTTCACAGCAGATGAACTTGGCGATTGGCTCTTTACGATCGAAGGTTGGGTCGATCACTTCGATACGTGGAGTTCAGATCTACAGAAGCGAATAGACGCCCAGCCCGTGGCGGGCTCACAGGACGTTGCGCTTGCGTTACGCTCTGGTGCGCTACTGCTGGAGCAGATCGCCCAACGCGCCGCAGGTTCCGACAGCAAGCTTCTTGCCGAAACGGCAGCCAAGCTGGAAAAGCTGGCCAAGAGTAAAGCCACATCCTACGAATATCCGCTGAGCGACGAGATCATTGAAATCGCTGCACAATATCCAGATCCCACTCTCACGGTTCGGTACTCGCGAGAGTTGCATCTGTGGGTCGATCGTGAGCGCGCCCGTTACTCGACGTGGTATGAGCTTTTTCCTCGGTCCACCTCGCCTGATCCTGGGCGTCATGGAACCTTTGCAGATGTAAAGGCACTCCTTCCAAGCATCGCCGCGATGGGCTTCGATGTGCTCTACATGCCTCCGATCCATCCCATCGGCACCGCATTTCGCAAAGGTCCCAACAATAACGTAGTCAGCGCTGAAGGCGACCCGGGCAGTCCCTGGGCGATCGGCGCAAAGGAGGGCGGACACAAAGCGATCCTTCCTCAACTCGGCACCCTGCGCGACTTTGATGCCCTCGTTGCCGCGGCTCGCGAACACCGCATGGAGCTCGCCCTCGACATAGCATTTCAATGTTCACCGGATCATCCCTGGGTGGCCGAGCATCCCGAGTGGTTTAACATTCGTCCCGACGGATCCATCCAATACGCCGAAAACCCGCCAAAAAAATATCAGGACATCTACCCGCTCAACTTCGAATCAACGGATTGGCGCGGCCTGTGGGAAGCGCTTCGCGATGTCTTCACCTACTGGATTCGCCGCGACGTTCGTATCTTCCGCGTCGACAACCCGCACACGAAGGCCCTTCCCTTCTGGGAGTGGTGCATCGGCGAGATACGCAAAAAATATCCCGACGTCATCTTTCTCGCAGAGGCCTTCACCCGACCGCACGTCATGTATTCGTTGGCGAAAGCCGGATTCACCCAGTCCTACACCTACTTCACCTGGCGCAATACGAAAGACGAGCTGGAGCAATACTTCGAAGAGATCACGAAGCCGCCAGTCACCGATTTCTTCCGTCCCAATCTTTGGCCAAATACACCAGACATTTTGCACGCGGCGCTTCAAAATGGTGGGCGACCGGCATTCATGCAGCGCCTTATCCTCGCCGCGACACTGGGCGCGAACTACGGCATCTACGGTCCCGCTTATGAACTCGGCGAAAATCTCCCCGCCAAGCCTGGAAGTGAAGAATACCTCAACAGCGAGAAGTACGAGATCCGCCAATGGGACCGTTCCGCAAGCATCAGCCTCGCGCCTTTGATTACGAAGCTGAATCAGATTCGTCGCGACAACCCTGCGCTCCAAAGCGACGGTTCACTTCACTTCCACCACGTCGATAACCCCAATATCATCTGCTACAGCAAGTCCAGCGGAGCCAATCGGATTCTTGTCGCCGTCAACCTTGATCCTGCTCAGGAGCAGGCTGGCTGGATCGATCTGGACCTCAAGCGCCTCTCTATTCCGCATAACGAAAACTTTGAAATAGAAGATATCCTCACCGGCGTGCGCTATCAATGGCACGATCGCAGCAACTACGTCGCGCTCCGTCCCGACGTAATGCCCGCGCATGTCTTCCGCCTGCTGCAACTACCAAAGGCTGAGGCTGCACCCGATTCGACACCGACTACACCATAG
- the treS gene encoding maltose alpha-D-glucosyltransferase yields MKKAGSATDPLWYKDAIIYEIHVRAFMDSNADGIGDFPGLMSKLDYLQDLGVTCLWLLPFFPSPLRDDGYDIANYVDVNPSYGTLNDFKQFLDAAHLRGMQVMIELVINHTSDQHPWFKAARLAPKGSPERDMYVWSDTDKLFEGVRIIFTDTEKSNWTWDEVAQQYYWHRFFSHQPDLNFDHPRVMEEVLTAMRFWLDMGVDALRLDAIPYLIERDGTNCENVPETHVKIKEIRAVIDAEYENRLVLAEANMWPADVRPYFGDGDECHMAFHFPLMPRIYMALRQEDRLPITDIMAQTPAIPDNCQWGLFLRNHDELTLEMVTDDERDYMYLAYSADPRMRINVGIRRRLAPLVDNNRRRIELLNSLLLSFPGTPIMYYGDEIGMGDNIYLGDRNGVRTPMQWNSDRNAGFSTAVPARLYFPVITDPIWGFQSINVEAQQSDQSSLLHWTRNMIALRKLFHVFGRGTQEFLNPENRKILAYIRQYEEDGNSETVLCVANLSRFSQPVSLDLSKFAGRIPVEMLGYVTFPTITGQLYPLTLAPYSFLWLELQPAPAAPEPVEVPVDEPIVSLFSHGIEGILTGDGLPLLQQLLVTYLPRQRWFGAKSRTIKTVAVNDSARLPELNAVVVFLQLTYNDDTTDVYQLALTITTGEAAETIRAADPSSIVATVTTSAGQAILHDAVASEEARQAILHLIETNGELNTRNGLLVGHRSSAFADVRGTEPLPARTGSAEQSNTSILYDAKLIMKLFRRLQPGENPDTEIGRFLTETAHFSRIAPFLGEITLRSKDGAPTTVAMLQGLVENEGDGWQWTLGELSHYYDSVATLSAPQDLGSEPSLLVDDPPPALAREHAGLAREHAGLSLDAASMLGRRTAEMHLALATPTHNAAFMAECFTTADLVAEADRIDAQLNLTLEALRRGMSQLTETTADNAALFLSRRINLFARARAIASATPADAGQRIRIHGDYHLGQVLRSHGDYVILDFEGEPARSLAQRRAKQSPLKDVAGMLRSFSYAAYAAHNAFAQRRPDDAKNLEPWATLWQNAVSTEFLRTYQHTVRAANPDLIPQAAQAQLLLNAYLLEKSLYELLYELDNRPTWVRIPLAGILALRH; encoded by the coding sequence GTGAAAAAAGCCGGAAGCGCCACCGATCCACTTTGGTATAAGGATGCGATCATCTACGAGATCCACGTCCGCGCTTTTATGGACTCCAATGCGGACGGCATCGGCGACTTCCCCGGCCTGATGTCGAAGCTCGACTATCTTCAGGATCTCGGCGTCACTTGTCTCTGGTTGCTTCCCTTCTTCCCCTCTCCGCTGCGCGACGATGGCTACGACATCGCCAACTACGTCGACGTCAACCCGAGCTACGGCACCCTCAACGACTTCAAGCAATTCCTTGACGCCGCTCACCTGCGCGGCATGCAGGTAATGATCGAGTTGGTCATCAACCACACCAGCGATCAACATCCGTGGTTTAAGGCGGCACGCCTCGCCCCAAAAGGTTCTCCCGAGCGAGACATGTATGTCTGGAGTGATACGGACAAGCTCTTCGAAGGCGTTCGCATCATCTTCACCGATACCGAAAAATCTAACTGGACGTGGGATGAGGTTGCGCAGCAGTATTATTGGCATCGCTTCTTCTCTCATCAGCCCGACCTGAACTTCGACCATCCCCGCGTGATGGAAGAGGTTCTCACAGCAATGCGTTTCTGGCTCGACATGGGCGTCGACGCTCTCCGGCTCGACGCCATCCCTTACCTCATCGAGCGTGACGGCACCAACTGCGAGAACGTGCCTGAGACCCACGTCAAGATAAAAGAGATTCGCGCCGTCATCGACGCCGAATACGAAAACCGCCTGGTGCTCGCCGAGGCGAACATGTGGCCCGCTGACGTCCGGCCCTACTTCGGCGACGGCGACGAGTGCCACATGGCCTTCCACTTCCCTCTGATGCCGCGCATCTACATGGCGCTCCGTCAGGAAGATCGTCTCCCCATTACCGACATCATGGCGCAGACTCCCGCGATCCCAGATAACTGCCAGTGGGGACTCTTTCTGCGCAATCACGACGAGTTGACACTCGAAATGGTCACCGACGATGAGCGCGACTACATGTATCTCGCCTACTCGGCCGACCCACGTATGCGCATCAACGTCGGCATCCGCCGTCGCCTTGCGCCACTGGTAGACAACAACCGCCGCCGCATCGAGCTACTGAACTCGCTGCTGCTCAGCTTCCCCGGCACGCCCATCATGTACTACGGCGACGAGATCGGCATGGGCGACAACATCTACCTCGGCGACCGGAACGGCGTTCGCACGCCGATGCAGTGGAACTCCGACCGCAACGCGGGCTTCTCCACCGCTGTCCCGGCGCGACTCTACTTCCCAGTCATCACCGATCCCATCTGGGGCTTCCAGTCCATCAACGTCGAGGCGCAACAATCCGATCAGTCTTCGCTGCTGCACTGGACGCGCAACATGATCGCGCTGCGCAAGCTCTTCCACGTCTTCGGCCGTGGCACGCAGGAGTTCCTCAACCCTGAAAACAGAAAGATCCTCGCCTACATTCGCCAGTACGAAGAAGATGGCAACAGCGAGACCGTCCTCTGCGTAGCCAATCTTTCACGCTTCTCTCAGCCCGTCTCGCTCGACCTCTCCAAGTTCGCCGGCAGGATACCGGTTGAGATGTTGGGCTATGTCACATTCCCCACGATTACGGGTCAGCTCTATCCACTCACGCTTGCGCCATACTCCTTCCTGTGGCTTGAGCTTCAACCCGCGCCTGCAGCACCAGAGCCAGTGGAGGTCCCCGTGGATGAACCCATCGTAAGTCTCTTCAGCCACGGCATTGAAGGCATTCTGACCGGCGATGGCCTTCCTCTCCTCCAACAGTTGCTCGTCACCTATCTGCCTCGCCAACGTTGGTTTGGCGCGAAATCCCGAACCATCAAAACGGTTGCTGTCAATGACTCCGCGCGCCTTCCCGAGCTGAACGCGGTCGTTGTCTTTCTTCAGCTGACCTACAACGACGACACCACCGACGTCTACCAGCTTGCCCTGACCATCACCACCGGCGAAGCCGCCGAGACCATTCGCGCCGCCGATCCTTCCAGCATCGTTGCCACCGTCACGACCAGCGCCGGTCAGGCGATCCTGCATGATGCCGTTGCGAGCGAAGAGGCACGTCAGGCAATACTGCACCTCATCGAAACCAACGGTGAACTCAATACGCGCAACGGACTCCTTGTCGGCCATCGAAGCAGTGCCTTTGCAGATGTCCGCGGCACAGAGCCACTGCCCGCCCGCACAGGCTCTGCCGAGCAATCCAACACCTCCATCCTGTATGACGCCAAACTCATCATGAAGCTCTTCCGGCGTCTGCAACCGGGCGAAAATCCCGATACCGAGATCGGCCGCTTTCTGACAGAGACCGCGCACTTCTCGCGCATCGCTCCCTTCCTTGGCGAAATTACGCTACGCTCCAAAGATGGTGCGCCAACAACAGTCGCCATGCTGCAAGGCCTGGTCGAGAATGAAGGAGACGGCTGGCAGTGGACTCTCGGCGAACTCTCCCACTACTACGACAGCGTCGCTACGTTGTCAGCTCCGCAGGACCTCGGCTCCGAACCCAGTCTTCTCGTAGACGATCCACCTCCGGCTCTGGCTCGAGAACACGCCGGCCTGGCTCGAGAACACGCCGGCCTGTCCCTCGATGCGGCATCCATGCTGGGCCGCCGTACCGCCGAGATGCATCTCGCCCTCGCAACTCCAACTCACAACGCTGCCTTCATGGCCGAGTGCTTTACCACTGCCGATCTCGTCGCTGAGGCCGACCGCATCGACGCACAACTTAACCTCACCCTCGAAGCGCTGAGGCGGGGTATGTCCCAACTGACCGAGACCACTGCTGACAACGCTGCGCTCTTCCTAAGCCGCCGCATCAACCTCTTTGCTCGTGCTCGCGCAATCGCCTCCGCAACACCCGCCGATGCCGGCCAGCGCATTCGCATCCACGGCGACTACCATCTCGGCCAGGTCCTTCGCTCGCATGGCGACTACGTCATCCTTGACTTCGAAGGCGAACCCGCCCGCAGCCTCGCCCAGCGCCGAGCGAAGCAGTCCCCGCTGAAAGATGTTGCTGGGATGCTGCGCTCATTTAGTTACGCTGCTTACGCTGCCCACAACGCCTTCGCGCAACGACGCCCCGACGACGCCAAAAACCTCGAGCCATGGGCCACCCTCTGGCAGAACGCCGTATCGACGGAGTTTCTCCGCACCTATCAGCACACAGTTCGCGCGGCAAATCCCGATCTCATCCCACAAGCTGCACAGGCGCAGCTTCTGCTCAATGCATATCTGCTGGAGAAGTCGTTGTACGAACTTCTCTATGAACTCGACAATCGCCCAACGTGGGTTCGCATCCCGCTCGCGGGCATTCTCGCGCTCCGCCACTAG
- the hpxZ gene encoding oxalurate catabolism protein HpxZ, with protein MLINDAKTVAELQELYPQYERALVDNDVDTLTKMFWAAPQVMRFGVSENLYGLEELEAFRRGRSAVGLAREVKRLDIVAFGEDVGSVTLEFERNGADGRIIRGRQSQMWVRMPEGWRIVAAHVSLLP; from the coding sequence TTGTTGATCAATGATGCAAAGACGGTCGCTGAACTTCAGGAGCTCTATCCTCAGTACGAGAGGGCTCTGGTCGACAACGACGTCGATACGTTGACGAAGATGTTTTGGGCTGCGCCACAGGTCATGCGCTTCGGTGTCTCTGAGAACCTTTATGGGCTCGAAGAGCTGGAGGCGTTTCGTCGAGGCCGCTCCGCTGTTGGACTAGCGAGGGAAGTGAAGCGGCTCGATATTGTTGCGTTTGGTGAGGACGTGGGGAGCGTGACGCTCGAGTTTGAGCGAAACGGGGCCGATGGCAGGATCATTCGTGGGCGGCAAAGCCAGATGTGGGTACGGATGCCAGAGGGGTGGCGCATTGTTGCAGCGCATGTTTCGTTGCTGCCGTAG